Proteins encoded together in one Impatiens glandulifera chromosome 1, dImpGla2.1, whole genome shotgun sequence window:
- the LOC124918631 gene encoding heavy metal-associated isoprenylated plant protein 7-like — MGEAQEEKKPEEKNMEEEKKPEEPKKEEAPKPDDEKKSDEAPPPPPPPAEIILRVYMHCEGCAKKVRRCLRGFPGVEDVFTDCKTHKVVVKGEKADPLKVLERVQKKSHRQVELLSPIPKPPAPEEPKKVEEKDLPKPEEPKEVPQVIIVALKVHMHCEACAQEIKRRILKMKGVEKVDADLKISQVTVKGIFDPSKLLEYVYKRTGKQAVILKQEPEKKEEVEKAKEENKGEEEAAAPPPAPAPAVEEEKKDGGGEETKEKKEGDDTAAPAPPADEDAGKVVEVKKNEFYYYYPTNFQLYPPRFATEMYSTHPGYAPQMFSDENPNACSVM; from the exons ATGGGGGAG gctcaagaagagaagaaaccagAGGAGAAGAATatggaagaggagaagaaaccAGAGGAACCTAAAAAAGAAGAAGCCCCTAAACCAGATGATGAAAAGAAATCCGATGAAGCCCCACCGCCACCACCGCCGCCGGCGGAAATCATCCTCAGAGTTTACATGCATTGTGAAGGCTGTGCCAAGAAAGTCCGGCGATGTCTTAGAGGTTTCCCAG GAGTTGAAGATGTTTTTACCGATTGCAAAACCCATAAAGTGGTAGTGAAAGGAGAGAAAGCTGATCCATTGAAGGTATTAGAGAGAGTTCAGAAGAAAAGCCACCGTCAAGTCGAGCTTCTCTCTCCGATCCCAAAGCCGCCGGCGCCGGAGGAACCCAAGAAGGTTGAGGAGAAAGATCTACCTAAACCGGAAGAACCCAAAGAAGTG CCTCAAGTGATTATTGTTGCTCTTAAAGTACACATGCATTGTGAAGCTTGTGCTCAAGAAATCAAACGTAGAATCCTTAAAATGAAAG GAGTTGAGAAAGTAGATGCAGATCTAAAGATTTCCCAAGTAACCGTTAAAGGAATTTTCGATCCATCGAAGCTTCTAGAATATGTTTACAAACGGACTGGAAAGCAAGCTGTGATCTTGAAACAGGAGCCTGAGAAGAAAGAGGAAGTAGAGAAAGCCAAGGAAGAGAATAAAGGTGAGGAGGAGGCGGCGGCGCCGCCTCCAGCACCGGCGCCGGCGGTTGAGGAAGAAAAGAAGGACGGTGGCGGAGAGGAAACGAAGGAGAAAAAGGAAGGTGATGATACGGCGGCGCCGGCGCCGCCGGCAGATGAGGATGCCGGAAAGGTGGTGGAGGTGAAGAAGAATGAGTTTTATTACTATTATCCTACAAATTTCCAATTATACCCTCCTAGGTTTGCGACTGAGATGTACTCTACTCATCCTGGTTATGCCCCTCAGATGTTTAGTGATGAGAATCCGAATGCATGTAGCGTGATGTAA